The Lactobacillus acidophilus DNA segment GTAGCAGTAGACACTCTATGTGAGGTCGTTACAGAAGTATCCCTTTTTATAGGGGTGTTTTTGTATGTATAGCTTTTTATAGTCTTATACGAATGTTATCGGTAACAATTTAATTGTTTATAGTAATGTAAGCGCTTTTATATTAAACTTAATTTGATTTGAATAACGGAGGAAAAGGATATGAAAAAATATAATAAATGGGGAACAAAAGGTGTTTTTATTTGTGCTTCAGCACTTTTAAGTGTTTGGCTAGGAGCAACATGGACTGATGGCAATGTGCAAGCAGCAGAAACACCAGATGCTGGAAATCAAGCATCTACTGAAGTGAGTCAGAGAGTTATCACTGAAAATGAGAAAAAGACTGTTGTACAGCCAGCTAAGGATACTCAAACTGATGAGAAGGATACAGATAATACTCAATTAGCTAGTGCAACTCCATCGGAAGAAACTACTCAAGTTGAAGAAGCTAAGCAACAAGCATTAAAAGATACGACTAAAGTTGTAGTCCATTATCAGGGTGATGGTTCTAAGTGGGTTCCGTATATTTGGGGTAAAAAACCAAATGGCAATGGTAATCAATACAAGTGGGATGGTAAAGATGACTATGGCTACTATTCCAACATTACAGTTGATGGTAATGAACAAGAAATGGGTGTTTTAATTAAGGGCAAAGATTCTTGGGATAAAGATGGTCAAGGAAACGACAGAATCGTAAAAGTTGGTGATAATGGTAAAGCTGAAGTTTGGTATAAAGAAGGTAGCGATGAAGCACAAGATGTAAAGCCAACATATGATTCGGCTAAAGTTAATATTCATTATCAGGGTAATGATGACGTAACATCTATTAGTTATTGGACTAATACAGATCCTCAAAATAAGAAAATTATCGATTTATCGAAATCTGACGTTCAAGAAAAAGAGGGATCGTTCGATTTATCAAATACTAAATTCAATAGTATCTTTGTAGCACCTATTGGTACTGATACAGAAGTAAGAGAATTTACTCCACTACCTGGTAAAAGTGCTACAGATATTTACCTAGTGACTAAAGATCCAACTGTTTATTATACTAAGAGTTTTGCTTTAGCTACTCAAAGCTTAACTTCAGCCTCAATGGATTCAGGCAAGACTGTTAATATTCAAACTGGTAAGGAAATGACAGCTGCTGAAGCAAAAAAGAACCTTTCAATAAAGGATAATTCTATTGTGAATGTAGTTGCAGTTAATCCAGATCAAGATGGTAAGAGTAAGCAATTCACAATTACCACAGCACAAGATTTGAGTATTTTAGATAATAATCAAATTGGTATTTATGGTAACTACAAGTCTATTGATATTGGTAGTTATGTAAGATCCAAAGACTTTGATACGAAATATTACTATAATGGTGATGATTTAGGTGCTACTTACACTGAAAAGCAAAGTCAAATTAAGTTATGGGCACCAACCGCTAAGAAAGTTGTTTTAAATCTTTATGATTCACTAAACAACGATGCTTCAGCTACAAAGACTTTTGTAATGAACAGAGGAGACAAAGGTGTGTGGTCAGTTATTCTTCCAGGTGATTACAAGAACTGGGCATACGATTATAGTTTATCCTTCGGTAACGGCACAACTACCCAAACCAACGATCCATATTCTAAAGCCGTGACTATTAACGGTGATCGTTCTGTTATTGAAGACGTTGATGCAATTAAACCAAATGATTTCTCAAGATTGCCACAATTTTCTGCACCAACTAATGCAATTATCTATGAAACCAGCATTAGAGACTTCACTAGTGACAAGAATTCTGGAATCAAAGATAAAGGCAAGTATTTGGGCATGATTGAATCTGGCGTAACTCCAGATGGTCAAATTACGGGCTTGGATTACTTGAAGTCATTAGGCGTAACCCATGTACAAATTATGCCAATGTTTGACTTTGCAAGTATTAATGAAAGTAAGGCAGATGATAGCTATAATTGGGGTTATGATCCTAAGAATTATAATGTTCCTGAGGGTAGCTATTCAAGCAATGCAGCTGATCCTACTACCAGAATTATGGAAATGAAGGAAATGATCAATGGCCTTCATAAAGCCGGCATTAGAGTAGTGATGGACGTAGTTTATAACCACGTTTACAATACGGACGAGCAATCATTGAATAAGACTGTTCCAGGATATTATTTCCAATATGATTCTGAAGGTCATACAACTAACGGTACTGGTTGTGGTAATGATATGGCTAGTGAACGCTTGATGGCACGTAAGTATATTGTTGATTCTGTTAAATACTGGGCTAAAAACTACAATATCGATGGCTTTAGATTCGATTTAATGGGTATTCTAGATGTTGATACGATGAATGAAGTTAGATCTGAACTTAATAAGATTGATCCGAGCATCTTAGTTTATGGTGAAGGCTGGGATATGAGAAAGACCGATCATGATATTGGTGCAGGTCAGTATAATGCCGACAAGGTTGATAAATCAATTGGCTTCTTCTCAGATGATATTCGTAACGCAATCAAAGGTGCCGAATTTGGTGGAGTAACTCCAGGTTTGGTTGAAGGAAACGGTAAAGAAGAGAACTATAAGGAAGATGCTAAGAAGTTTATAGATGGTTTCTTAGGCGGTCAGAATTATGGCAAGGATGCTAAGCACCCATATCAAGCACCAGAACAAACAATTAATTATGTAGCTTGCCATGATAACCGTACATTGTACGATATGTTGAAGACTTTAATGCCTGATGAATCTGAAGCTAATATTATCAAGCGTGATAAATTAGCTACATCAATGATGATGCTATCTCAAGGTATTCCGTTTATCCATGCGGGACAAGAAAGTCTTGGTACTAAAGATGGTAATGAAAATAGTTACAATGCTTCCGTAGAAGTAAATGAGATTAACTGGGGCCGGGTAAAAGAAAACAAAGATATGGTTGACTACTTTAAGAAGTTAGTAAACCTTCGTAAGAGTCAATCAGTATTTAGACAAAATGATTACAGTCAAATCAATAAGAATGTAAAAGTTCTTAATGACGGGCAAAATGGTGTATTTGCATTTGAATATAATACTAATGGTAAGAAACTATATGTAGCATTTAATGTTAATGATAAAGATGCTAAATTGGAAAACGTTGATTTATCGGTAGCTACTAAGTTACTGGATAGTGATGGTAATACTCAGATTGGCAAAGAAAGTGTTTTGAAACCATTGAGTACATTAGTTGCTGAAGTTTCAACTAAAGAAGCGAAGCCAGATGATAGTTCAAGCATAATCAATCCGCCAGTAAACACCAATATTGGAGATAATAATACAGATACTTTATTGTCTACTGTTGATATTGTTCTTACTCATAATGCTTATATTTATGAAAATGATGGTATTACAACGGTTAAAGCTAATGATGGTAAGAACGTGACATTAAAGGTAGGACAAACAATTCATGCACTTAATAAGGCACAAATAGTAATTCTTAATAATAAAGAATTCTATCAAATTGGCGATAACCAATATGTTAAAGTAAACAATACTTTGAATTGGAATATATTGAAGCATAATTCATTTGTATACTCTAAGAGTGGTAAAGCCTTAAAGAAAAATCACAAGCGGATTTTGCTCAAGAAAGGTCACAAAGTTTTGCTTTTGGATAATGCTTGTTTGACTAAGATTCATGGTAAGCAATTCTACAGAATTGGAAATAATAAATATGTAAAAGCAGTGAATGTTGTTATTGAAGTAAAAGCTTAGTTAGATAAGCCGAATTAATTATTACGGGCTAAAAATGCATCCTATTGAGGGATGCATTTTGTTTTCTTTTATAGATATATATTTATATCTGTCTATTTTTTTTGCACCCATCTTGTCTGCTAGTTCTCTCTTAACATATTGCTTATAAAAATACAAAATATGTGAAAATACCATATTTTATCTCCTTTTGTCTTTTTTTACGACATGGTGGAAGCGCTTATTTCTATATATCATTAAAAGGATAGATAGAATACTTAAAAAAGTGATATAAGGAGAAGAATTATGGATAAGAAAGAAGTGAAAAATAGGTTTAGTTTTAGGAAGTTATCCACAGGCTTAGCGACAGTATTTTTAGGATCAATTTTCTTTTGGACAAATGGACAAACGGTTCAAGCAGATAGTGTAGAGCCAGCTAGTGAACAGGCTGTACAAAATGTTGACTCTCAAGTACAGGCTGATAATACTGTTTCGGAAAATACCGTTAATGAAGAAAATGGCTCTACTTCCGAAACTACTACTGAAGTTAAGACAGAAATGCCGTCTGTTGATACAACATCTCAAGCTAAAGATGCAGTAGAAACTTCAGATAATAAGAAAGTTGAGCTCCCTCAAGGAGAAGCAGATAAGCAGGTTCCACAAAAGTTAGAGGTTAATAAGAGTAATCAAGCAGCTGAAACAACTGATAAAGATACAAAGCAAAATGCTACTTCTGCAACACCAGCACAACTTAATGAAAATACAGCTCCAGTTGTTGTAAAAGCTAAGTCGGAAGGAAAAGAAGTAGTTAAGGCTACTGATCCGACTGATTATCCAACTGAAGTTGGTCAAATCATTGATCAAGATAAATATATTTATCAAATTTTGTCGCTTAATGATCGTAGTGGCCGACCTTCTGATTCGAAGCTGGTTCTTACCACTAATAGAAATGATCATAATGACAAGAATATCTATGCTTACGTAGTTGATAGAAATAATAGAAGAGTAAGTCAATCAGTTACAGTTGGTGTAGATCAACATACTATTATTAGTGTGAATGGTCGCGGATATCAAATTTCTAATACCGGCGGTAGCAATGTCATTGTAGATGGCAAAGAAGTGCCAACGCAGAATACTTCTACTGTTACTTCGGGTAATGGTACTACTAGTCCAATCTATGGATTAGGTAATACTACTCGTGGTGATTATTCCGCAATTGGTGAAATCCCACCAGTATACACTGAAAATTCAGTAATCAAGTATTACTATCGTGATGAAAATGGTAATTTAAAAGAAGCTGAAAGTTCTGATCAGTATCCTAACGTAAACGTTTCGGGTCTTACTGGTCAAGAATTTGTAATTCCTAATGTGGATCAATATAAGCGGGTTATCAAGGGACGTTATTTAAATTCAGATAATTTGCCTACAGGTGATTTCACGGGAACGATTTCTCAATTTGGTGAGGGGAAATATTATAAGAAAGTCTACTATGATTATGGTACAGATGATGTGGATTATTACGTAGTATATAACCAAGTTTCACCTGACGGCACAATGGATGTTAGTCTCTTTAGAGGTGACAATAATACACCTATTGAATCAAGAAGGGTGGGTCCAGGTAGATCTATTCGTTTTACCAGTCGTAACTATACTGCTCGTAATCCATATGTGACCGAAACACCACATGAAGTACAATTTATTTACGATAAATTAGGTTCCATTGTTCCAGTCGATGAAGATGGTAACGTAATTGGCGACTTAGTCCAATTCAATAATAGTACTGATCCAACTAAGGCTGC contains these protein-coding regions:
- the pulA gene encoding type I pullulanase, which produces MKKYNKWGTKGVFICASALLSVWLGATWTDGNVQAAETPDAGNQASTEVSQRVITENEKKTVVQPAKDTQTDEKDTDNTQLASATPSEETTQVEEAKQQALKDTTKVVVHYQGDGSKWVPYIWGKKPNGNGNQYKWDGKDDYGYYSNITVDGNEQEMGVLIKGKDSWDKDGQGNDRIVKVGDNGKAEVWYKEGSDEAQDVKPTYDSAKVNIHYQGNDDVTSISYWTNTDPQNKKIIDLSKSDVQEKEGSFDLSNTKFNSIFVAPIGTDTEVREFTPLPGKSATDIYLVTKDPTVYYTKSFALATQSLTSASMDSGKTVNIQTGKEMTAAEAKKNLSIKDNSIVNVVAVNPDQDGKSKQFTITTAQDLSILDNNQIGIYGNYKSIDIGSYVRSKDFDTKYYYNGDDLGATYTEKQSQIKLWAPTAKKVVLNLYDSLNNDASATKTFVMNRGDKGVWSVILPGDYKNWAYDYSLSFGNGTTTQTNDPYSKAVTINGDRSVIEDVDAIKPNDFSRLPQFSAPTNAIIYETSIRDFTSDKNSGIKDKGKYLGMIESGVTPDGQITGLDYLKSLGVTHVQIMPMFDFASINESKADDSYNWGYDPKNYNVPEGSYSSNAADPTTRIMEMKEMINGLHKAGIRVVMDVVYNHVYNTDEQSLNKTVPGYYFQYDSEGHTTNGTGCGNDMASERLMARKYIVDSVKYWAKNYNIDGFRFDLMGILDVDTMNEVRSELNKIDPSILVYGEGWDMRKTDHDIGAGQYNADKVDKSIGFFSDDIRNAIKGAEFGGVTPGLVEGNGKEENYKEDAKKFIDGFLGGQNYGKDAKHPYQAPEQTINYVACHDNRTLYDMLKTLMPDESEANIIKRDKLATSMMMLSQGIPFIHAGQESLGTKDGNENSYNASVEVNEINWGRVKENKDMVDYFKKLVNLRKSQSVFRQNDYSQINKNVKVLNDGQNGVFAFEYNTNGKKLYVAFNVNDKDAKLENVDLSVATKLLDSDGNTQIGKESVLKPLSTLVAEVSTKEAKPDDSSSIINPPVNTNIGDNNTDTLLSTVDIVLTHNAYIYENDGITTVKANDGKNVTLKVGQTIHALNKAQIVILNNKEFYQIGDNQYVKVNNTLNWNILKHNSFVYSKSGKALKKNHKRILLKKGHKVLLLDNACLTKIHGKQFYRIGNNKYVKAVNVVIEVKA